The following proteins are co-located in the Bosea sp. AS-1 genome:
- the prmC gene encoding peptide chain release factor N(5)-glutamine methyltransferase → MPTVREARRLAVQALRKAGIDTAGLDARLLLEGSLETRQLDPDRLLDAAAVTRLAGFLRRRLAGEPVWRILGEREFWGLTFHLSPATLEPRPDSETIVEAALEQLGRRRGEALSMLDLGTGTGCLLIALLSECRQATGLGIDLSDEACRTAAGNAALNGVAARASFRQGNWTEGLDGSFDLIVSNPPYIPAPEIATLSVEVREHDPRLALDGGPDGLAPYRIFARGLPRLLAPGGFIVFEIGAGQKPDVVAMMAAEGLELQASRYDLGGHERALIFAPA, encoded by the coding sequence GTGCCGACCGTGAGGGAGGCGCGGCGTCTCGCCGTTCAGGCTCTGCGCAAGGCCGGGATCGATACGGCAGGTCTCGATGCCCGGCTTCTGCTTGAGGGAAGCCTGGAGACGCGCCAGCTCGACCCGGATCGTTTGCTCGACGCCGCCGCCGTGACGAGACTCGCCGGTTTCCTCCGTCGGCGGCTTGCCGGCGAGCCAGTCTGGCGCATCCTGGGCGAACGGGAATTCTGGGGGCTGACCTTCCACCTTTCGCCCGCGACGCTGGAGCCACGGCCAGACAGCGAGACGATCGTCGAGGCAGCGCTGGAGCAGCTGGGCCGGCGTCGAGGCGAGGCGCTTTCCATGCTCGATCTGGGCACGGGAACGGGCTGCCTGCTCATCGCCCTGCTGAGCGAGTGCCGGCAGGCGACGGGGCTCGGAATCGATCTTTCCGACGAGGCGTGCCGCACCGCGGCCGGCAATGCCGCGTTGAACGGGGTGGCCGCGCGCGCTTCTTTCCGCCAGGGCAACTGGACCGAGGGGTTGGACGGTTCCTTCGATCTGATCGTCTCGAACCCGCCCTATATTCCGGCGCCCGAGATCGCGACGCTGTCGGTCGAGGTGCGCGAGCATGATCCACGGCTGGCGCTCGACGGTGGCCCTGACGGGCTCGCTCCCTATCGCATCTTTGCACGTGGCCTGCCGCGACTGCTCGCGCCGGGCGGCTTCATCGTCTTCGAGATCGGCGCCGGTCAGAAGCCAGATGTCGTTGCGATGATGGCGGCTGAAGGACTTGAACTGCAGGCGAGCCGTTACGATCTTGGGGGGCATGAGCGGGCTCTGATCTTCGCGCCCGCTTGA
- the prfA gene encoding peptide chain release factor 1: MSLQLPQDRLDGIVARHAAATEEINHASDPTRTVELAKELAELDPVVAAIASWRQAQATLTEAEALIADPATDPEFRDLAYEERDAARTEIEARAREILIALLPKDAADERGVILEIRAGTGGDEASLFAGDLLRMYQRYAAQQGWSVDVLTESEGTVGGYKEVIAEINGRGVYARLKFESGVHRVQRVPDTEASGRIHTSAATVATLPLATDVDVALNDADIRIDTLRSGGAGGQHVNKTESAVRLTHIPTNTVVLVQDERSQHKNKARAYELLRARLYDLERNRADAERAADRRAQVGSGDRSERIRTYNFPQGRVTDHRINLTLYKLDEMMQGLVLDEIIDALTAEHQAKLLSEEGIA; this comes from the coding sequence ATGTCCCTACAGCTTCCACAGGATCGTCTCGACGGCATCGTGGCGCGTCACGCTGCCGCGACCGAGGAGATCAACCATGCGAGTGACCCCACGCGCACCGTCGAGCTGGCGAAGGAGCTTGCGGAGCTCGATCCCGTCGTTGCGGCGATCGCCTCCTGGCGCCAGGCGCAGGCGACGCTGACCGAAGCCGAGGCGCTGATCGCCGATCCGGCGACCGATCCCGAGTTCCGCGATCTCGCCTATGAGGAGCGGGATGCTGCCCGGACCGAGATCGAGGCGCGCGCGAGAGAGATCCTGATTGCGCTGCTGCCGAAGGATGCTGCCGACGAGCGCGGCGTCATCCTCGAAATTCGCGCCGGCACCGGTGGTGACGAGGCCTCGCTTTTCGCCGGCGACCTGCTGCGCATGTACCAGCGCTACGCCGCCCAGCAGGGCTGGAGCGTCGATGTCCTGACCGAAAGCGAAGGCACGGTCGGCGGCTACAAGGAGGTCATCGCCGAGATCAACGGCCGTGGCGTCTATGCCCGGTTGAAGTTCGAATCCGGTGTCCACCGCGTCCAGCGCGTGCCCGACACCGAGGCGAGCGGGCGCATCCACACCTCGGCCGCGACCGTCGCCACGCTACCTCTGGCGACAGATGTCGATGTCGCCCTCAACGATGCCGATATCCGCATCGATACGCTGCGCTCCGGTGGCGCTGGCGGCCAGCACGTCAACAAGACCGAATCGGCGGTGCGCCTCACCCATATTCCGACCAATACCGTCGTGCTGGTGCAGGACGAACGCTCGCAGCACAAGAACAAGGCGCGCGCCTACGAATTGCTGCGCGCCCGTCTCTATGACCTCGAGCGCAACCGTGCCGATGCCGAACGCGCGGCCGACCGACGAGCCCAGGTCGGCTCGGGCGACAGGTCAGAGCGCATCCGCACCTACAACTTCCCGCAAGGGCGTGTCACGGACCACCGCATCAACCTGACTCTCTACAAGCTCGACGAGATGATGCAGGGGCTCGTGCTCGATGAGATCATCGATGCCCTGACGGCTGAGCATCAGGCGAAGCTGCTATCCGAAGAAGGCATCGCCTGA
- the ptsP gene encoding phosphoenolpyruvate--protein phosphotransferase → MRGALGGPGVLLRRLREVMAASISPQERLDRLVVLIAGNLVAEVCSVYVLREDGSLELYATEGLNREAVHLTTMRAGEGLVGLIASEAEPLALSDAQAHPAFSYRPETGEEVYRSFLGVPILRGGAVMGVLVIQNRASRIYSEEEIETLQTTAMIMAEMIAAGGLKSLAAPGASIGLDRAIHGVGVSLADGVGLGHAVLHEPRVAITNLIAENPAAEVTRLEAAIGEMRASIDELIERGDVAHTGEHRDVLETFRMFAHDQGWLRRMREVVLTGLTAEAAVERVQSDTRARMMRQTDPYLRERLHDLDDLANRLLRTLTGKANGVARENLPENAILVARSMGPAALLDYDRSHLRGLLLEEGGPASHIAIVARALGIPAVGEVVNATALVQAGDAIIVDGQAGEVQIRPQPDVENAYKDKARLRARKQKQYEKLKELPAITKDGVDIVLQINAGLIIDMPNIAATAASGIGLFRTELQFMVAQHMPTTGEQQALYAAVLDAAEHRPVTFRTLDIGGDKVLPYMERVEEENPALGWRAIRIGLDKPRLLRAQLRAMLRAGAGRDLKIMLPMVATTEEFRRARVILNREQAMLEKQGVASPRDLRVGVMVEVPSLLFELQEIAQEADFLSIGTNDLMQFLFAADRENKRVADRFDPLSVGALRALRRIIDAAGEARCPVTVCGEMGGRPLETMALIGLGYRAFSMSAASIGPVKAMLRGLDAGKLRERLDWMLASPEGTINLRPQLAAFASEFKVPV, encoded by the coding sequence ATGCGAGGCGCTCTCGGAGGACCGGGCGTTCTGCTGCGCCGCCTCCGCGAGGTGATGGCCGCGTCCATCAGCCCGCAGGAGCGACTGGACCGGCTTGTCGTCCTGATCGCCGGCAATCTCGTCGCCGAAGTCTGCTCGGTTTACGTCCTGCGCGAGGATGGCTCGCTCGAACTCTACGCGACCGAAGGTCTCAATCGCGAGGCGGTGCACCTCACCACCATGCGCGCCGGCGAGGGGCTCGTCGGCCTGATCGCCAGCGAGGCCGAGCCGCTCGCTCTCTCGGATGCGCAGGCGCATCCGGCCTTCTCCTATCGTCCGGAGACAGGCGAAGAGGTCTACCGTTCCTTCCTCGGCGTGCCGATCCTGCGGGGCGGCGCCGTGATGGGCGTGCTCGTCATTCAGAACCGCGCCTCCCGGATCTATTCCGAGGAGGAAATCGAGACGCTGCAGACCACCGCCATGATCATGGCGGAGATGATCGCGGCCGGCGGGCTGAAGTCCCTGGCGGCGCCCGGTGCATCCATTGGACTCGACCGGGCGATCCACGGCGTCGGTGTCTCGCTGGCCGACGGCGTCGGCCTCGGACATGCGGTGTTGCACGAACCGCGCGTCGCCATCACCAATCTCATCGCAGAGAATCCGGCTGCCGAGGTGACGCGGCTCGAGGCTGCGATCGGCGAGATGCGCGCCTCGATCGACGAGTTGATCGAGCGCGGCGATGTCGCCCATACCGGCGAGCATCGTGACGTGCTCGAGACCTTTCGCATGTTCGCCCATGACCAGGGCTGGCTGCGTCGCATGCGCGAGGTCGTGCTGACGGGCCTCACCGCCGAGGCCGCGGTCGAGCGTGTGCAGTCCGATACCCGCGCCAGGATGATGCGCCAGACCGATCCTTACCTGCGTGAGCGCCTGCACGATCTCGACGATCTCGCGAATCGCCTGCTGCGGACGCTGACGGGCAAAGCCAACGGCGTCGCTCGGGAAAACCTGCCGGAGAACGCCATCCTGGTGGCGCGCTCGATGGGCCCTGCCGCTCTGCTGGATTACGATCGGTCACATCTGCGGGGCCTCCTGCTCGAGGAGGGCGGGCCGGCGAGCCACATCGCCATCGTCGCTCGCGCGCTCGGCATTCCGGCTGTTGGCGAGGTCGTCAATGCGACGGCGCTGGTGCAGGCAGGTGATGCCATCATCGTCGACGGCCAGGCCGGCGAGGTGCAGATCCGCCCGCAGCCGGACGTCGAGAACGCCTACAAGGACAAGGCGCGGCTCCGCGCGCGCAAGCAGAAGCAATACGAGAAGCTGAAGGAACTGCCGGCCATCACCAAGGATGGTGTCGATATCGTTCTGCAGATCAATGCCGGCCTCATCATCGACATGCCGAACATCGCCGCGACGGCCGCCTCCGGCATCGGGCTGTTTCGCACCGAGCTGCAGTTCATGGTGGCGCAGCACATGCCGACCACCGGTGAGCAGCAGGCGCTCTACGCGGCCGTGCTCGACGCCGCCGAGCATCGCCCGGTCACCTTCCGCACGCTCGATATCGGCGGCGACAAGGTGCTGCCCTATATGGAACGGGTCGAAGAGGAGAATCCCGCGCTCGGCTGGCGGGCGATCCGCATCGGCCTCGACAAGCCGCGGCTGCTCCGGGCGCAGCTCCGCGCGATGCTGCGGGCCGGTGCCGGGCGCGACCTCAAGATCATGCTGCCGATGGTCGCGACGACCGAGGAGTTCCGCCGGGCGCGCGTCATCCTGAATCGCGAACAGGCAATGCTGGAGAAGCAGGGTGTCGCATCGCCGCGCGACCTGCGGGTCGGGGTGATGGTCGAGGTGCCGTCGCTGCTGTTCGAATTGCAGGAGATCGCGCAGGAGGCGGATTTCCTCTCGATCGGCACCAACGATCTGATGCAGTTCCTTTTCGCCGCCGATCGCGAGAACAAGCGCGTCGCCGATCGTTTCGATCCGCTCAGCGTCGGCGCCCTGCGGGCCCTGCGACGGATCATCGATGCCGCGGGTGAGGCGCGCTGTCCGGTGACCGTCTGCGGCGAGATGGGCGGCAGGCCACTGGAGACCATGGCGCTGATCGGGCTTGGCTATCGGGCCTTCTCGATGTCGGCCGCCTCGATCGGCCCGGTCAAGGCGATGCTGCGTGGCCTGGATGCGGGCAAGCTTCGCGAGCGGCTCGACTGGATGCTCGCCTCGCCCGAAGGCACGATCAATCTTCGGCCGCAGCTTGCCGCCTTCGCTTCCGAGTTCAAGGTGCCGGTCTAG
- the otsA gene encoding alpha,alpha-trehalose-phosphate synthase (UDP-forming), with protein MRLVVVSNRVTIPDRHEKAAAGGLAVALREALERHGGLWFGWSGVVGAARQLRETQRGNVTYAVTDLSEAERESYYLGFSNRALWPIMHYRLGLTEFQRSDYIGYLGVNRRFARELTRMIQPDDVIWIHDYHLIPLAAELRRRGVTNRIGYFHHIPWPSADVLSALPFSTTLVRTLAAYDLVGMQTEVDARNLIGCLVDMCGARTDGRRVRLGVRETAVQSFPIGIDVEAFRRLAAASVRQAATPLRATRESLGERKLVIGVDRLDYSKGIVQRLEAFGQFLQSHPDERGRVSLLQIAPPSRSDVPEYAELDRMSDEVAGRLNAQIGEFDWTPIRVVKKAYSRTALAGFYRRAEVGLVTPMRDGMNLVAKEYVAAQNPADPGVLVLSRFAGAAQQLGEALIVNPYDTHEVAEAIRTALAMPKSERIRRFEALYHVIETSGIHWWTQRYLDALTRSPVEAEIAEPPRKVDAPARGTSRKPRAAVLDRGEVKGRPVPAGRKRNAVPAESGHLTLVR; from the coding sequence ATGCGTCTTGTCGTCGTCTCGAACCGCGTCACCATTCCCGATCGTCATGAAAAGGCGGCGGCAGGGGGGCTCGCGGTCGCGTTGCGTGAGGCGCTGGAACGGCATGGCGGCCTGTGGTTCGGCTGGAGCGGCGTGGTCGGCGCGGCCCGGCAGTTGCGCGAGACCCAGCGCGGCAACGTGACCTACGCCGTGACTGATCTCAGCGAGGCGGAGCGGGAGAGCTATTATCTCGGTTTTTCGAACCGCGCGCTCTGGCCGATCATGCATTACCGTCTGGGGCTGACCGAGTTCCAGCGCAGCGACTACATAGGTTATCTCGGCGTCAACCGGCGCTTTGCCCGCGAACTGACCCGCATGATCCAGCCGGACGACGTCATCTGGATCCACGACTATCATTTGATCCCGCTGGCGGCCGAGCTGCGCCGCCGTGGCGTCACCAACCGGATCGGCTATTTCCACCATATCCCCTGGCCGTCGGCGGATGTTCTGTCGGCCCTGCCGTTCAGTACGACGTTGGTTCGGACATTGGCCGCCTACGATCTCGTTGGCATGCAGACCGAGGTGGATGCCCGCAATCTGATCGGCTGCCTCGTGGATATGTGCGGCGCGCGAACGGACGGGCGGCGTGTCCGTCTCGGTGTGCGCGAGACGGCGGTGCAGTCCTTCCCGATCGGAATCGATGTCGAGGCGTTCCGCCGCCTCGCCGCCGCCTCTGTCCGGCAGGCTGCGACCCCGCTGAGGGCCACGCGGGAATCGCTCGGCGAGCGCAAGCTGGTGATCGGTGTCGACCGCCTCGATTATTCCAAGGGCATCGTCCAGCGCCTCGAGGCTTTTGGCCAGTTCCTGCAGAGCCATCCGGACGAGCGCGGCCGGGTCAGTCTCCTGCAGATCGCACCGCCTTCGCGTAGCGACGTGCCGGAATATGCCGAGCTCGACCGGATGTCCGATGAGGTCGCCGGCCGTCTCAACGCCCAGATCGGCGAATTCGACTGGACGCCGATCCGCGTCGTCAAGAAAGCCTATTCCCGCACGGCATTGGCCGGCTTTTACCGCCGTGCTGAAGTCGGCCTCGTCACGCCGATGCGTGACGGCATGAATCTCGTCGCCAAGGAATATGTCGCAGCCCAGAACCCGGCTGATCCCGGCGTGCTCGTGCTTTCCCGCTTCGCCGGGGCCGCCCAGCAGCTCGGCGAGGCGTTGATCGTCAATCCCTACGACACGCATGAAGTGGCGGAGGCGATCCGCACCGCGCTGGCGATGCCGAAGAGCGAGCGCATCCGCCGGTTCGAGGCGCTCTATCACGTCATCGAGACGAGCGGCATCCACTGGTGGACGCAGCGCTACCTGGATGCGCTCACCCGCTCGCCTGTCGAGGCCGAGATTGCCGAACCACCACGCAAGGTGGATGCGCCGGCGCGGGGGACGAGCCGGAAGCCGCGCGCGGCGGTCTTGGACCGGGGGGAGGTCAAGGGCCGCCCCGTTCCTGCAGGGCGAAAGCGGAATGCCGTGCCGGCGGAGAGCGGACATCTGACGCTCGTTCGCTGA
- the otsB gene encoding trehalose-phosphatase: protein MTTLIEPESALAPPEIAPDEQQIALFLDFDGTLVEIAPSPEDVKLDRRVAPALETLRGKLDGALALVSGRPIAFLDAMLAPHAFDIAGLHGAQIRLGGELRAQSDAPDSMHEALRDLVRFANSHVGIIVEDKRVSVALHWRLAPSLQDEALALMRSTAAKMGPGVRLQEGKAVAELVPASASKGDAIAWLMATPTYAGRRPVFIGDDITDEDGFKTVNAMGGLSVRIGADRESHALLRLASPTALRHILLEAAENGHLTAANFARTDQD from the coding sequence ATGACAACCTTGATCGAACCCGAATCTGCCCTTGCCCCTCCTGAGATCGCTCCAGATGAGCAGCAGATCGCTCTCTTTCTGGATTTCGACGGCACGCTTGTGGAAATCGCGCCCTCTCCGGAGGATGTGAAACTCGACCGGCGCGTCGCGCCCGCGCTGGAGACGCTGCGCGGAAAGCTCGATGGCGCGCTCGCTCTGGTATCCGGCCGCCCGATCGCCTTTCTCGACGCCATGCTCGCCCCTCACGCCTTCGACATCGCCGGGCTGCACGGCGCCCAGATCCGGCTCGGCGGCGAGCTGCGCGCGCAATCCGATGCGCCCGACAGCATGCATGAGGCGCTGCGCGATCTCGTCCGCTTCGCCAACAGCCATGTCGGCATCATCGTCGAGGACAAGCGGGTCTCGGTGGCGCTGCACTGGCGCCTGGCGCCCTCGCTCCAGGACGAGGCTCTCGCACTGATGCGCAGCACTGCCGCGAAGATGGGGCCGGGCGTGCGGCTGCAGGAAGGCAAGGCGGTCGCCGAACTCGTGCCGGCAAGCGCCAGCAAGGGCGACGCCATCGCCTGGCTGATGGCGACACCGACCTATGCCGGCCGCCGACCGGTCTTCATCGGCGACGACATCACCGACGAGGACGGCTTCAAGACCGTCAATGCGATGGGTGGGTTGTCGGTGCGGATCGGCGCGGATCGCGAGAGCCACGCCCTGCTGCGGCTCGCTTCGCCGACGGCGCTGCGCCATATCCTTCTCGAAGCCGCCGAAAACGGCCATCTTACCGCCGCCAACTTTGCCCGGACTGACCAGGACTGA
- a CDS encoding glycoside hydrolase family 15 protein, translating into MTVTTTAARHHSASLDLGVIGNCSIAALIDRRARIVWGCFPRFDRDPVFCSLINNEANDGDDAPEKGFFAIELVGMTRCEQTYLDNTAILSSVLSDDQGNAIEILDFAPRFERYERFFRPPQLVRRVRRVSGRPRIRVLIKPCLGIGEEPDEITRGSNHVRFVGADQTIRLTTNAPLSYVVDGIPFAVDQSYSFFIGADEALRAEIETTSREFLDKTTDYWRDWVRSLSIPFEYQREVIRAAITLKLCSFEETGAIVAALTTSIPEAPGTQRNWDYRYCWLRDAYFVVHALNRLGTTRTMEDYLGFITNIVDSFSEGGAEHLPPLYPITRGGTLTEFEASNLTGYRGHRPVRFGNGAAGQIQNDGYGAVVLAATHSFFDRRLIQPGKDTLFAQLERMGELALGVFDKPDAGPWELREKEAVHAFSSVMCWAACDRLARIAGTLGRADRKDYWKSEAKRLKGIIGERIWNERKGHFVSTFDGDDLDATLLLLAEIGFVKPDDARFVATVEAIGRELKRGDLLLRYATQDDFGYMHTGFLICAFWYVDALNAIGRCDEAKELFARILQRRNSFGLLSEDADLKTGELWGNFPQTYSMVGMINCAMRLSRDWEEAF; encoded by the coding sequence ATGACCGTAACGACCACGGCCGCGAGGCACCACTCCGCCTCGCTCGACCTCGGCGTGATCGGCAATTGCTCGATCGCCGCTCTCATCGACCGGCGCGCCCGCATCGTCTGGGGCTGCTTTCCGCGCTTCGACCGCGACCCCGTCTTCTGCTCGCTGATCAACAACGAGGCGAATGACGGCGACGATGCGCCGGAGAAGGGCTTCTTCGCCATCGAGCTCGTCGGGATGACGCGCTGCGAGCAGACCTATCTCGACAACACCGCAATCCTCTCTTCGGTGCTCTCCGACGACCAGGGCAACGCGATCGAGATCCTGGACTTCGCGCCGCGCTTCGAGCGCTACGAGCGCTTCTTCCGGCCGCCGCAGCTGGTGCGTCGGGTGCGGCGCGTCTCCGGACGGCCGCGTATCCGCGTCCTGATCAAGCCCTGCCTCGGCATCGGCGAGGAGCCGGACGAGATCACGCGCGGCTCCAACCATGTCCGCTTCGTCGGTGCCGACCAGACGATCAGGCTGACCACCAACGCGCCGCTGTCCTACGTGGTCGACGGCATCCCCTTCGCAGTCGACCAGAGCTATTCCTTCTTCATCGGTGCGGACGAGGCGCTGCGCGCCGAGATCGAGACGACCTCGCGCGAATTCCTCGACAAGACGACGGACTATTGGCGCGACTGGGTGCGCTCGCTCTCGATCCCGTTCGAGTACCAGCGCGAAGTGATCCGGGCCGCGATCACGCTGAAGCTCTGTTCCTTCGAGGAGACCGGCGCCATCGTCGCAGCGCTCACCACCTCCATCCCCGAGGCGCCCGGCACTCAGCGCAACTGGGATTACCGCTATTGCTGGCTGCGCGACGCCTATTTCGTCGTGCATGCGCTCAATCGCCTCGGCACGACCCGAACGATGGAGGATTATCTCGGCTTCATCACCAATATCGTCGATTCCTTCTCGGAAGGCGGCGCGGAGCATCTGCCACCGCTTTATCCGATCACGCGCGGCGGCACGCTCACCGAGTTCGAGGCGAGCAACCTGACCGGCTATCGCGGACATCGACCCGTGCGCTTCGGCAATGGCGCAGCCGGGCAGATCCAGAATGACGGCTATGGCGCGGTCGTGCTGGCGGCGACGCATTCCTTCTTCGACCGGCGCCTGATCCAGCCCGGCAAGGACACGCTGTTCGCCCAGCTCGAGCGCATGGGCGAACTCGCGCTCGGCGTCTTCGACAAGCCCGATGCCGGCCCCTGGGAGCTGCGCGAGAAGGAAGCGGTGCACGCCTTCTCCAGCGTGATGTGCTGGGCGGCCTGCGACCGGCTCGCCCGCATCGCCGGGACGCTCGGCCGGGCCGACCGCAAGGACTACTGGAAGAGCGAGGCCAAGCGGCTGAAGGGCATCATCGGCGAGCGGATCTGGAACGAGCGGAAGGGTCATTTCGTCTCGACCTTCGACGGCGACGACCTCGATGCGACCTTGCTGCTCCTGGCCGAGATCGGCTTCGTCAAGCCGGACGACGCCCGCTTCGTCGCGACCGTCGAGGCGATCGGGCGCGAGCTGAAGCGCGGCGACCTCCTGCTCCGCTACGCGACGCAGGACGATTTCGGCTACATGCACACCGGCTTCCTGATCTGCGCCTTCTGGTATGTCGATGCGCTGAATGCGATCGGCCGTTGCGACGAAGCCAAGGAGCTGTTCGCGCGCATCCTGCAGCGACGCAACAGCTTCGGCTTGCTGTCGGAAGATGCCGATCTCAAGACGGGCGAACTCTGGGGCAATTTCCCGCAGACCTACTCGATGGTCGGCATGATCAACTGCGCGATGCGCCTCAGCCGCGATTGGGAAGAGGCTTTCTGA
- a CDS encoding TetR/AcrR family transcriptional regulator has translation MEPKPKRRASIGARRSPETEAAVKAAARDLLAEKGYAGFSIEEVARRAGAGKPTIYRWWPNKAELFIAIYGVEKDAAIPLPDTGSLRGDLLRYTKDLWRFWREDAAGRVFRGLIAEAQSSETALAALRFKFMPERLASPRRMFLRAAERGEIAIEEVDDRLELWVGFNWLHVLTDRLSEDEFSLQRKIALLCR, from the coding sequence ATGGAGCCCAAGCCGAAACGGCGCGCCTCGATCGGTGCCCGCCGCAGCCCTGAGACCGAAGCCGCGGTAAAGGCGGCGGCGCGGGACCTGCTGGCGGAGAAGGGCTATGCCGGTTTCTCGATCGAGGAGGTCGCGCGCCGGGCCGGCGCCGGCAAGCCGACGATCTATCGCTGGTGGCCGAACAAGGCCGAGCTGTTCATCGCGATCTATGGCGTCGAGAAAGACGCAGCCATCCCCCTGCCCGACACAGGTTCCTTGCGCGGCGATCTGCTGCGCTACACCAAGGACCTCTGGCGCTTCTGGCGCGAGGATGCGGCCGGGCGCGTCTTCCGTGGGCTCATCGCAGAAGCGCAGAGCAGCGAGACAGCGCTCGCCGCACTGCGCTTCAAGTTCATGCCGGAGCGCCTCGCCTCACCGCGCCGGATGTTCCTGCGCGCAGCCGAGCGCGGCGAGATCGCCATCGAGGAGGTCGACGACCGGCTCGAACTCTGGGTCGGCTTCAACTGGTTGCATGTACTGACCGACCGGCTGAGCGAGGACGAATTCTCGCTCCAGCGCAAGATCGCGCTGCTCTGCCGTTGA
- a CDS encoding M20 family metallopeptidase, which yields MSALTPEEQKVTEWLANRKEGMVALLRELVDTDSGSYDKAGVDAAGEVVARFHKANGLDVEIVPDSRFGDAVKARLPNPTANDQRPVLLLGHRDTVFPKGEPTRRPFTIKGSQAYGPGVADMKSGVVISAFVAAAFAECGGIAAPLLMLTTSDEEIGSPSSRPVIEAAARESRCVFNAEPSRLPAGTEFAKDHKQSVTSGRKGGVFMRAEFIGKPAHSGANYEKGASAIVDLGIKIPKLQGLTDLEKGITVNVGLIGGGQTVNTIAPNAWCEIDLRYVTAAQRDEMVGKIKAIVEKPEVAGTSAVLSIKGEFLPLERSSESAALYDTYREAAAAFGIGVTAEFTGGCADSGFTAAQGTPTLCSVGPIGGMAHTPDEFLEIESIVPAAQVLALAVMRAAAKVG from the coding sequence ATGAGCGCTTTGACCCCCGAGGAACAGAAGGTCACGGAGTGGCTGGCGAACCGCAAGGAGGGCATGGTCGCCCTGCTGCGCGAACTCGTCGACACCGACTCGGGCTCCTACGACAAGGCCGGCGTCGATGCGGCGGGCGAGGTCGTCGCTCGCTTCCACAAGGCCAACGGGCTCGATGTCGAGATCGTGCCGGACAGCCGCTTCGGCGATGCCGTCAAAGCCCGCCTGCCGAATCCCACAGCCAATGATCAGCGCCCCGTGCTGCTGCTTGGTCATCGCGACACCGTCTTCCCAAAGGGCGAGCCGACGCGCCGGCCCTTCACCATCAAGGGCTCGCAGGCCTATGGCCCGGGCGTGGCCGACATGAAGAGCGGCGTCGTGATTTCGGCCTTCGTCGCCGCTGCCTTCGCCGAATGCGGCGGCATCGCCGCGCCGCTGCTGATGCTGACCACCAGCGACGAGGAGATCGGTTCGCCGTCATCCCGCCCGGTGATCGAGGCGGCGGCGCGCGAGTCGCGCTGCGTCTTCAATGCCGAGCCGAGCCGCCTGCCGGCCGGCACCGAATTCGCGAAGGATCACAAGCAGTCCGTCACCAGCGGCCGCAAGGGTGGCGTCTTCATGCGTGCCGAGTTCATCGGAAAGCCGGCCCATTCCGGTGCCAATTACGAGAAAGGCGCCTCGGCGATCGTCGATCTCGGCATCAAGATTCCGAAGCTCCAGGGCCTCACCGATCTGGAAAAGGGCATCACGGTCAATGTCGGGCTGATCGGCGGCGGCCAGACCGTCAACACCATCGCTCCGAATGCCTGGTGCGAGATCGATCTGCGCTATGTCACGGCCGCCCAGCGCGACGAGATGGTCGGCAAGATCAAGGCGATCGTCGAGAAGCCGGAGGTTGCCGGCACCAGTGCAGTTCTCTCGATCAAAGGCGAGTTCCTGCCGCTCGAGCGCTCCTCGGAATCGGCCGCGCTCTACGACACCTATCGCGAGGCGGCCGCCGCCTTCGGCATCGGCGTTACGGCCGAGTTCACCGGCGGCTGCGCCGATTCCGGCTTCACTGCCGCGCAGGGCACTCCGACGCTCTGCAGCGTCGGCCCGATCGGCGGCATGGCGCATACCCCGGACGAGTTCCTTGAGATCGAGAGCATCGTTCCGGCGGCGCAGGTGCTGGCACTCGCCGTGATGCGCGCTGCCGCCAAGGTAGGCTGA
- a CDS encoding chromate transporter: MERSVFSQLIVTFGTISLMAIGGANAVVPEVHRQIVEILGWMDAPTFARLFAIAQTAPGPNVMLASIVGWHVAGTSGLLVATAAMLLPSSVLALACSRGLQRFSDNRIVRIVTLALVPIALGLMLASGAVAALAADAGLFGFAITAATAFVTYRSKVNPLVPMAAGTAVYVAAWSAGLL, translated from the coding sequence ATGGAACGCAGCGTCTTCAGCCAGCTCATCGTCACCTTCGGCACGATTTCGCTGATGGCGATCGGCGGTGCCAATGCGGTGGTGCCCGAGGTCCATCGGCAGATCGTCGAAATCCTCGGCTGGATGGATGCGCCGACCTTCGCCCGCCTCTTCGCCATCGCCCAGACGGCGCCGGGGCCGAACGTGATGCTCGCGAGCATCGTTGGCTGGCATGTCGCCGGCACGAGCGGCCTGCTCGTTGCGACCGCGGCGATGCTGCTGCCGTCGTCGGTACTGGCGCTCGCCTGCAGCCGCGGCTTGCAGCGTTTCAGCGACAACCGCATCGTCCGGATCGTGACGCTGGCGCTGGTGCCGATCGCGCTCGGGCTGATGCTGGCGAGCGGCGCGGTCGCGGCGCTGGCGGCCGACGCCGGCCTCTTCGGCTTTGCGATCACGGCGGCGACTGCTTTCGTCACCTATCGCTCGAAGGTCAATCCGCTCGTGCCGATGGCGGCGGGCACCGCCGTCTACGTCGCGGCCTGGTCCGCCGGCCTCCTCTGA